The genomic region TCGGCGCCGAGGAGATCGCCAAGACGCGCGCGGCGCTCGGCTGGAACTGGGAGCCGTTCGTGATCCCGCAGGAAGTCTATGCGGCGTGGGACGGCAAGGCGGCCGGCGCGAAGCGCGAAAGCGACTGGAACGCCGTGTTCGAGGCCTACCGCGCGAAGTTCCCGGCCGAGGCCGACGAGTTCGTGCGCCGCATGGCGGGCAAGCTGCCGGCCGACTGGGCGCAGAAGGCCGCCGCGATCGTGGCCGGCGCGAACGAGCGCGGCGAGACGGTGGCCACGCGCAAGGCTTCGCAGCAGACCATCGAGGGCCTCGCCGCCGCGCTGCCCGAGCTGATCGGCGGCTCGGCCGACCTGACCGGCTCGAACCTGACGAACTGGAAGGCGTCGAAGCCGGTTCGCGCGGGCGAGAAAGGCATTCAGTGGGGAAACCATATCAATTACGGCGTGCGCGAATTCGGCATGAGCGCCGCGATCAACGGTATCGTGCTTCATGGCGGCTACAAGCCTTTCGGCGGCACCTTCCTGACGTTCTCGGACTACAGCCGCAACGCGTTGCGCGTGGCCGCGCTGATGAAGGCGCCCTCGCTGTTCGTGTTTACGCACGACTCGATCGGCCTCGGCGAGGACGGTCCGACGCACCAGTCCATCGAGCACGTTTCGAGCCTGCGGCTGATTCCGCACCTCGATGTCTGGCGCCCGGCCGACACGGTCGAGACGGCCGTGGCCTGGACCGAGGCCGTTGCCGCGCAACGTCCGTCGTGCCTGATCTTCAGCCGCCAGAACCTGGCGTTCAACGCGCGCAGCGACGCGCAGCTGGCGAACGTCGCCAAGGGCGGCTACGTGCTGCGCGACTGGGACGAGGAAGTCGTCGCCCGCAAGATCATCCTGATCGCGACGGGCTCCGAGGTCGAGCTGGCGATGAAGGCCGTCGAGCCGCTCGCGCAGCAGGGCATCGCCGCGCGCGTCGTGTCGATGCCGGCCACCACCGTGTTCGATCGTCAGGACGCCGAGTACCGTGAGCGCGTGCTGCCGGCCGGCGTGCGCCGCGTCGCCATCGAGGCGGGCGTGACCGACTTCTGGCGCAAGTACGTCGGCCTCGAGGGCGGCGTGATCGGGATCGATTCGTTCGGCGAATCGGCTCCGGCCGGCGTACTCTTCAAGTATTTCGGCTTCACCATCGAGAACGTGGTCGAGACGGCGAAGCGCGTGCTCGCCTGAGCGTGAGCCAGCGCGCCGGCTGCGCCTCGCCGGCGGGCCGGCGCCGTCGTGAAGCCGGCGATCCGTTTTTTTTCAGCCATCAGGAGATTAATCATGACGATTCGCGTTGCAATCAACGGTTACGGCCGCATTGGCCGCAATACGCTGCGCGCTTTCTATGAAAACGGCAAGAAGCACGATATCGAGATCGTCGCGATCAACGACCTCGGCGATGCGAAGACCAACGCGCACCTGACGCAGTACGACACCGCGCACGGCAAGTTCCCGGGCGAAGTGTCGGTGGACGGCGACTACCTGATCGTCAACGGCGACCGCATCCGCGTGCTGGCCAACCGCAACCCGGCCGAACTGCCGTGGGGCGAGCTCGGCGTCGACGTGGTGTTCGAGTGCACGGGCTTCTTCACCACCAAGGAAAAGGCCAGCGCGCACCTGAAGGGCGGCGCGAAGAAGGTGATCATCTCGGCCCCGGGCGGCAAGGACGTCGACGCGACGATCGTCTACGGCGTCAACCACCAGGTGCTGAAGGCCGAGCACACCGTGATCTCGAACGCCTCGTGCACGACCAACTGCCTCGCGCCGCTCGTCAAGCCGCTGCACGACAAGATCGGCCTCGAGACCGGCCTGATGACGACGGTCCACGCCTACACGAACGACCAGGTGCTGACCGACGTCTATCACGAGGACCTGCGCCGCGCGCGCTCGGCCACGCACAGCCAGATTCCGACCAAGACGGGCGCGGCGGCGGCCGTCGGCCTGGTGCTGCCGGAACTGAACGGCAAGCTCGACGGCTATGCGATCCGCGTGCCCACCATCAACGTGTCGATCGTCGACCTGTCGTTCATCGCCAAGCGCGACACGACGGTCGAGGAAGTCAACGCGATCATGAAGGAAGCGTCGGAAGGCTCGCTGAAGGGCATCCTCGCCTATAACGACCAGCCGCTCGTGTCGATCGACTTCAACCACAATCCGGCCTCGTCGTCGTTCGATTCGACGCTGACGAAGGTGTCGGGCCGTCTCGTCAAGGTGTCGAGCTGGTACGACAACGAATGGGGCTTCTCGAACCGCATGCTCGACACGGCAGTCGCGTTCGCGAACGCGAAGTAACACGCGCCGCGGGCGGTGCCGGCAGTTCCGGCACCGGCTTGCCGGCGAACTCACGGCCCGGCGTCGCGCCTCGTGCGCGGCGCCGGGCCGTGTCTTTTCGGGGCCGGGCATGGCGGAGCCGCAAGCAAGCGGACCGAGGCGCCCTGGCGGTGGATGCTGCCGGCGGCCGTGCCAGGCTCAACCGGGCGGCGTCGGGAAGAACACGCCGGCGCGCTGGGCCGCGCCCCGGATATGCGTCTCGATCGCGCGGCCCGCGGCAGCCGGGTCGCGTGCGATCAGCGCGTCGAGAATCACGCGGTGCTCGTGGAACGTCGAGAGCATCAGCTCGCGCCGGTAGAACGGCATGCGCTGGCTTTCCTTCATGATGTCCGCGCTGTTGCGCAGGATCGACTCGATCGCCGCATTGCCGGCCAGCCCGACGATACGCATGTGGAACTCGAAATCGAGCTGCGACGCGTCGTCCAGCGCGTTGTCGACGAGCGCCACGTGCAGCGCGGCCAGATTCTCCTCGAACCAGGCCAGATCGACGTCGCTGACGGCGAGCGCGGCCATGCGCGCGGTGAAGCCTTCCAGTGCGTAGCGCATCTGGTAGGTGTCGGGCGGTGACGAGCGTTCGGCGAAGCGCCACGGATGATCGGCGCCCGCCTGCGCGCGCTCGACGTAGACGCCCTTGCCGGGCCGGATCGTCAGCATGCCGAGCGCCTCGAGCGTCGAGAGCGCCTCGCGCAGCGAGGCGCGGCTGATATCGAGTTCTTCCGACAACTGGCGTTGGGCGGGCAACAGGCTGCCGACGGGGTAGACGCCGGTTTCGATCCGAGCCTGGATCGTGGCGATGGCCGCGTCGGTGACGGTGTGGGGAAGGTTCTTCATGGCGGCAAGGGGCGGTCAGACCGGCATTGTAATCCGGCGGCCTGCCCCGCAGCGGCAGTGCCCGGCCCGCTGTGGCAATCGGGTAATCCCTGTTTTTGATACGATTGACGCGACTATATCGGCCTCCTACACTCCGGCATCCGCTTACTGGTATGACCAGTCGGAACAGTGAGCATCTCTCGGCAAACCGCGGTACCCGCAGTACGGAGGATCGGATGGCGAAGTTTCTGAACTCGTTGTTCGGGCGCGTGATGATCGCGCTCGTGATCGGGATTGCGCTCGGTGCGGCGTTTCCGCATGCCGCGCAATCGCTGCGGCCGCTTGGCGACGGCTTCCTGAAGCTGATCAAGATGGTGATCGGGCCGATCGTGTTCTGCGTGGTGGTGAGCGGCATCGCGAACGCCGGCGATCTGCGCAAGGTCGGGCGCGTCGGCCTGCGGGCGGTGATCTACTTCGAGCTGATGACCACGTTCGCGCTCGCGATCGGCCTCGTGCTCGCGGAGCTCACGCGCCCCGGCGCCGGCATGAACGTGGATGTGGGCGCGCTCGATCCGGCCTCGCTCGCCGACTACGCGAAGCATGCGCAGAGCCTGAAGGACACCGCCGGCTATCTGCTGAAGATCATTCCCGACACCGCGTTCGACGCGTTCGCCAAGGGCGACATCCTGCAGATCCTCGTGTTCGCGGTGCCGTTCGGCGTGGCGCTGTCGATGCTCGGCGAGCGCGCGCGCGCGCTCAGCGGCCTCATCGACGAGTTCGCGCAGGTCTGCTTCCGCGTGATGGGCTTCATCGTCCGGCTCGCGCCGCTCGGCGTGCTCGGCGCGATCGCGTACACCACCGGCAAGTACGGCGTGGCCTCGCTCGAGCAGATGGGCCTGCTGGTGGCGGTGTTCTATCTGGCCTGCTTGCTGTTCGTGGTGGTGGTGCTCGGCGCGGTGATGCGGCTCGCCGGCTTCAGCGTGTTCAAGCTGATCCGCTATCTGCGCGAGGAACTGATGATCGTGCTCGGCACCGCCTCGTCGGACGCCGTGCTGCCGCAGGTGATGCGCAAGCTCGAATGGATGGGCGTCAAGGATTCGACGGTCGGGCTGGTGATCCCGACCGGCTACTCGTTCAACCTCGACGGCTTCTCGATCTACCTGACGCTCGCCGTGCTGTTCATCGCGCAGGCCACCAACACGCCGCTGTCGGCGCACGATCTGATCGTGGTGCTGCTGGTCTCGCTGGTCACCTCGAAGGGCGCGCACGGCATTCCCGGCTCGGCGATCGTGATCCTCGCCGCGACGCTCTCGGCGATCCCGGCGCTGCCGGTGCTCGGCCTCGTGCTGATCCTGCCGGTGGACTGGTTCGTCGGCATCGCGCGCGCCGTGACGAACCTGCTCGGCAACTGCGTCGCGACGGTGGTGGTGGCGGTGTGGGAGCACGACATCGACGCGGCCCGCGCGCGCCGCGTGCTGAACCGCGAGCTGCGCTACGTGCCGTCCGGCGACGCGCCGGCCGGCGAATTGGCCCCGGAAGAGCCGGCCCCGGCGCTCTGAGGCCAGCGCCCGCGACCTGATCCCGGTCCCGCGCGCGGCAGGCCGCGCGTGCGGATCGGCCGACTTTCGATTACCGCTTAACGGCAGGAGCCCGACCATGGCAGCACCGATCCTCGACCCCGACGCCCCCGCGTTCACGCGGCGCTATCCGAATCTCGCCGACCCGCGCCTCGGCGCCCGCGCGCTGGCCGCGAGCGACGAATTCTTCGCGCCGAAGGAGCGCATGCTCGACCCGGAACCGGCGGTGTTCATCCCCGGCAAGTACGACGACCACGGCAAGTGGATGGACGGCTGGGAGACGCGCCGCAAGCGCACGGCGGGGCACGACTGGTGCATCGTCAAGCTGGCGCGCCCCGCAGTCGTGCATGGCGTCGATCTCGATACCAGCCACTTCACCGGCAATTTCCCGCCTGCCGCGTCGATCGACGCCTGCCGCGCCGAGGGCGAGCTGCCGCCCGACGACGCCGACTGGCAGCCGCTGGTGGCGGCCGCCACGCTGCAGGGCAACCGCCATCACTACGTCGAGGTGCGCGAGGCGCGCGTCGTCACGCACCTGCGCGTGAACCTCTATCCCGACGGCGGGCTCGCGCGGCTGCGCGTGTACGGCCAGCCGCAGCGCGACTGGTCGCGCGTGCCGGCGGGCGAGCTCGTCGATCTGGCCGCGACCGAGAACGGCGCGTATCTGGTGGCCGCCAACAACGAGCACTTCGGCGCGGCCTCGCGGCTGCTGATGCCGGGCCGCGGCCTGAACATGGGCGACGGCTGGGAGACGCGGCGCCGGCGCGAGCCCGGCAACGACTGGGCAATCGTCGCGCTGGCGCGGCCGGGCATCATCCGCCGCATCGAGGTCGACACGGCGCACTTCAAGGGCAACTACCCGGACCGCTGCTCGCTGCAGGCCGCGCGCGTGACGGGCGGCACCGACGGATCGCTGGTCACGCAGGCGATGTTCTGGCCGGAACTGCTCGGCGAGCAGGCGCTGTCGATGGACAGCGTGCACGTGTTCGAGCCCGGCGGCGCGGCATCCGGCATCGTCACGCACGTGCGCTTCAACATCTTTCCGGACGGCGGCGTATCGCGGCTGCGGCTGTGGGGCGAGCCGGCATGACGGCCGGAGCATGACGATGAACGATTCGCGCTCCGCCGTTCCGCTGCGGCTCGAACCGCTCACGCGCGCCGCGTTCGCGCCGTTCGGCGACGTGATCGAATTGGCGGGCGCGCGCCATTTCCCGATCAACGGCGGCACCACCGAGCGCTTTCACGATCTTGCCACGATCGACGTCGGCACCGCGGGCGGGCGCCCGCTCGTCAGCCTGTTCCGCGGCCAGCCGCGCGACTGGCCGATCGAGATCGCGATGATGGAACGCCATCCGCTCGGCAGCCAGGCGTTCGTGCCGCTCGCGACGCAGGGGCGCTACGCGATCGTGGTGGCGCCGGCCGGCGAGTTCGACGCGCGGCGGCTGCGCGCGTTTCTGGCCCAGGGCTGGCAGGGCGTCAACTACGCGAAGGGGGTCTGGCACCATCCGCTGCTCGCGCTCGACCGCGTCAGCGATTTCGTCGTGATCGACCGCGGCGGCAACGGCGAGCCGAATTGCGACGAGATCGCGCTCGACCTGCCGCGTCTGCTGCTGGCCCCGGCCAGCCCCGCCGCGGCCTGAGCGCGCGGCGGCAATCGTGTGAGGATTGCCCGCTGAAGGCGGGCGCGGCGCGCCGACCCGTCAGGAAAGCGAAAGATCGGCGCGAGCTTCGCCACGGCGCCTGGCAGCGTGCGATGCCGTGCGATTCGGCGGCGGCGCGCCCGAAAACGATTCGGCCCGGCCGGGCTGGCGCCCGCCGGGCCGAATCGCTGCGCGGCCGTGCCGTGCAGGCAGCCGTCAGTGCTTGCGGTGCGGGCAGTCCTCGGTGGTGCACGAGCCGTACATCGCGAGCGAATGCTCCTGCAGCTTGAAGCCGCGCGTCTTCGCGATCGCCTGCTGGCGGTTCTCGATCTCGGCGTCGAAGAATTCCTCGACGCGGCCGCAGTCGAGGCAGACCAGGTGATCGTGGTGCGAGCCTTCGTTGAGCTCGAACACGGCCTTGCCCGATTCGAAGTTGCTGCGCGTGAGCAGGCCCGCCTGCTCGAACTGCGTCAGCACGCGATAGACCGTGGCCAGTCCGATGTCGAGTTGCTCGTGCAGCAGATTGCGATAGACGTCTTCGGCCGTCAGGTGCCGGACTTCGCTTTGCTGGAAGATTTCCAGAATCTTGAGGCGAGGTAGGGTGGCCTTGAGCCCGATATTCTTCAGCTCGGTCGGATTGGTCATGGCTAGGCGTCCCTAGAGTACAATGCAGGGTTCCAATAGTACCGGCTTTTCGCCCTGTCAGTCATCAGTGAGCCGAGTCGTGCGGCCTGTCCGACGGTTCGATCCGATGAAGGACAAGTTTCCTGTATCCGTTCGCAACTTCAGAGGACCCGCATGCGGAGTGCCATCACTGCTGCCGTCGCTGTCGCCGTCGTCACGCTGGCAGGCTGTTCGTCATATGACAGCGTCACGCAACGAATCGCGCAGAGCATTACGCCGTACCGCATCACGGTCGTCCAGGGCAATTTCGTTTCCCAGGAAAAAGCTGCACAGCTGCAAGTCGGCATGACGCGCGACCAGGTTCGCACGCTGCTCGGCACGCCGCTGCTCACCGATATGTTCCACGCCGATCGCTGGGACTATCTGTTCTATTTCAAGCGCGGCTCGACCTCGGTGGTCCAGCAGCGCGATCTCGTGCTGCATTTCCAGAACGATCGCCTCGCGAGCTGGAGCGGCGCGGAAAATCTGCCGACCGAGCTCGACCTGCTCGCCGACATCGACGGCGACCGCCGCGGCAAGCGCGCCGCCAAGGCGGCAGCGAAAGCGGCCGCCGAGCAGGCCGCTGCGGCGTCGGCCGCTTCCGCGGCAGCCGCCGCCGCGCCGGCCCCGGCTGCTGCCGCGCCGGCCCCGAGCCTCCCGCCCGACATGGCGGCCAGCCCGGCTGCGGGCGCCTCGAGCGCCTCGAGCGCGGCGGCGCCGGCGGCGGGCGGCCAGAGCGCCGCCAACACCGAGGCCGCGCGCGCGGCGAACCGCGCGACCGCGCAGGTTCCGGGCCAGGGCGCCCAGCATCGCTTCAAGCCGTCGGCGCAGAGCGCGCCGTCCGCCCCGACGCCGGGCGGCATGCCGCCCGGCGCGAGCCCGGCGATCCAGCCGCAGTTCCAGTTCCAGCGTCCGCCGCAGCCGTCGGCGCCGAGCGACGCGGCGCCGCCCGTCGGCCCGCGGGGCACCGACGTGCTGCCGAATCAGCCGCTGACCGCGCCGCCCGCCGACATCTCGGCGCCGCCGAACTCGAACTGACG from Burkholderia glumae LMG 2196 = ATCC 33617 harbors:
- the tkt gene encoding transketolase yields the protein MTTSSTASTSLMANAIRALAMDAVQQANSGHPGMPMGMAEIGVALWSRHLKHNPANPHWADRDRFVLSNGHGSMLLYSLLHLTGYDLPIEELKNFRQLHSKTPGHPEYGITAGVETTTGPLGQGLANAVGMALAEALLAAEFNKDGATIVDHHTYVFLGDGCLMEGISHEACSFAGTLKLNKLIALYDDNGISIDGDVVNWFHDDTPKRFEAYGWNVIPGVDGHDVDAVDAAIAKAKLSDKPTLICCKTVIGKGAATKAGGHDVHGAALGAEEIAKTRAALGWNWEPFVIPQEVYAAWDGKAAGAKRESDWNAVFEAYRAKFPAEADEFVRRMAGKLPADWAQKAAAIVAGANERGETVATRKASQQTIEGLAAALPELIGGSADLTGSNLTNWKASKPVRAGEKGIQWGNHINYGVREFGMSAAINGIVLHGGYKPFGGTFLTFSDYSRNALRVAALMKAPSLFVFTHDSIGLGEDGPTHQSIEHVSSLRLIPHLDVWRPADTVETAVAWTEAVAAQRPSCLIFSRQNLAFNARSDAQLANVAKGGYVLRDWDEEVVARKIILIATGSEVELAMKAVEPLAQQGIAARVVSMPATTVFDRQDAEYRERVLPAGVRRVAIEAGVTDFWRKYVGLEGGVIGIDSFGESAPAGVLFKYFGFTIENVVETAKRVLA
- the gap gene encoding type I glyceraldehyde-3-phosphate dehydrogenase; translated protein: MTIRVAINGYGRIGRNTLRAFYENGKKHDIEIVAINDLGDAKTNAHLTQYDTAHGKFPGEVSVDGDYLIVNGDRIRVLANRNPAELPWGELGVDVVFECTGFFTTKEKASAHLKGGAKKVIISAPGGKDVDATIVYGVNHQVLKAEHTVISNASCTTNCLAPLVKPLHDKIGLETGLMTTVHAYTNDQVLTDVYHEDLRRARSATHSQIPTKTGAAAAVGLVLPELNGKLDGYAIRVPTINVSIVDLSFIAKRDTTVEEVNAIMKEASEGSLKGILAYNDQPLVSIDFNHNPASSSFDSTLTKVSGRLVKVSSWYDNEWGFSNRMLDTAVAFANAK
- a CDS encoding FadR/GntR family transcriptional regulator codes for the protein MKNLPHTVTDAAIATIQARIETGVYPVGSLLPAQRQLSEELDISRASLREALSTLEALGMLTIRPGKGVYVERAQAGADHPWRFAERSSPPDTYQMRYALEGFTARMAALAVSDVDLAWFEENLAALHVALVDNALDDASQLDFEFHMRIVGLAGNAAIESILRNSADIMKESQRMPFYRRELMLSTFHEHRVILDALIARDPAAAGRAIETHIRGAAQRAGVFFPTPPG
- a CDS encoding C4-dicarboxylate transporter DctA translates to MAKFLNSLFGRVMIALVIGIALGAAFPHAAQSLRPLGDGFLKLIKMVIGPIVFCVVVSGIANAGDLRKVGRVGLRAVIYFELMTTFALAIGLVLAELTRPGAGMNVDVGALDPASLADYAKHAQSLKDTAGYLLKIIPDTAFDAFAKGDILQILVFAVPFGVALSMLGERARALSGLIDEFAQVCFRVMGFIVRLAPLGVLGAIAYTTGKYGVASLEQMGLLVAVFYLACLLFVVVVLGAVMRLAGFSVFKLIRYLREELMIVLGTASSDAVLPQVMRKLEWMGVKDSTVGLVIPTGYSFNLDGFSIYLTLAVLFIAQATNTPLSAHDLIVVLLVSLVTSKGAHGIPGSAIVILAATLSAIPALPVLGLVLILPVDWFVGIARAVTNLLGNCVATVVVAVWEHDIDAARARRVLNRELRYVPSGDAPAGELAPEEPAPAL
- the alc gene encoding allantoicase, whose product is MAAPILDPDAPAFTRRYPNLADPRLGARALAASDEFFAPKERMLDPEPAVFIPGKYDDHGKWMDGWETRRKRTAGHDWCIVKLARPAVVHGVDLDTSHFTGNFPPAASIDACRAEGELPPDDADWQPLVAAATLQGNRHHYVEVREARVVTHLRVNLYPDGGLARLRVYGQPQRDWSRVPAGELVDLAATENGAYLVAANNEHFGAASRLLMPGRGLNMGDGWETRRRREPGNDWAIVALARPGIIRRIEVDTAHFKGNYPDRCSLQAARVTGGTDGSLVTQAMFWPELLGEQALSMDSVHVFEPGGAASGIVTHVRFNIFPDGGVSRLRLWGEPA
- a CDS encoding ureidoglycolate lyase, which gives rise to MNDSRSAVPLRLEPLTRAAFAPFGDVIELAGARHFPINGGTTERFHDLATIDVGTAGGRPLVSLFRGQPRDWPIEIAMMERHPLGSQAFVPLATQGRYAIVVAPAGEFDARRLRAFLAQGWQGVNYAKGVWHHPLLALDRVSDFVVIDRGGNGEPNCDEIALDLPRLLLAPASPAAA
- the fur gene encoding ferric iron uptake transcriptional regulator — encoded protein: MTNPTELKNIGLKATLPRLKILEIFQQSEVRHLTAEDVYRNLLHEQLDIGLATVYRVLTQFEQAGLLTRSNFESGKAVFELNEGSHHDHLVCLDCGRVEEFFDAEIENRQQAIAKTRGFKLQEHSLAMYGSCTTEDCPHRKH
- the bamE gene encoding outer membrane protein assembly factor BamE; amino-acid sequence: MRSAITAAVAVAVVTLAGCSSYDSVTQRIAQSITPYRITVVQGNFVSQEKAAQLQVGMTRDQVRTLLGTPLLTDMFHADRWDYLFYFKRGSTSVVQQRDLVLHFQNDRLASWSGAENLPTELDLLADIDGDRRGKRAAKAAAKAAAEQAAAASAASAAAAAAPAPAAAAPAPSLPPDMAASPAAGASSASSAAAPAAGGQSAANTEAARAANRATAQVPGQGAQHRFKPSAQSAPSAPTPGGMPPGASPAIQPQFQFQRPPQPSAPSDAAPPVGPRGTDVLPNQPLTAPPADISAPPNSN